Proteins from one Primulina huaijiensis isolate GDHJ02 chromosome 18, ASM1229523v2, whole genome shotgun sequence genomic window:
- the LOC140964729 gene encoding uncharacterized protein, with amino-acid sequence MDCLRNTHYISSPFRPPLLPLVHHSGISLNARRNCRNMCAASNSETMVKSSEITSKKEEEYADLKSWMHMNGLPPCKVVLKDRPSHDSIHAPIHFVAASEDLQEGDVAFSVPNSLVVTLERVLGNETIAELLTTNKLSELACLALYLMYEKKQGKKSFWYPYIRELDRQRGRGQLSVESPLLWSETELDYLTGSPTKAEVLERAKGIKREYNELDTVWFMAGSLFQQYPYDIPTEAFTFEIFKQAFVAVQSCVVHLQKVSLARRFALVPLGPPLLSYRSNCKAMLTAVDGAVQLVVDRSYKSGEPIVVWCGPQPNSKLLINYGFVDEDNSFDRMVIEASLNTEDPQYQDKRLAAQRNGKLSVQNFQVSVGKEREAVMDMLPYLRLGYVSDPSDMQSVLSSRGPICSVSPCMECAVLDQLAEYFIKRLAGYPTTLEEDEIMLTDSNLNSKRRVATQLVRLEKKILKACLQATVDLINLLPNHSVSPCPAPYAPNLK; translated from the exons ATGGACTGTCTGCGCAACACGCACTACATTTCATCTCCATTCCGACCTCCGCTTCTCCCACTCGTTCACCATTCTGGAATTTCGCTGAACGCACGCCGAAATTGCAGAAACATGTGCGCGGCTTCCAATTCGGAGACAATGGTAAAATCGAGCGAAATTACAAGCAAAAAAGAGGAAGAATACGCGGATTTAAAGTCTTGGATGCATATGAACGGACTTCCTCCTTGCAAAGTTGTTCTTAAAGATAGACCTTCTCATGATTCGATTCATGCGCCAATTCACTTCGTAGCTGCCAGTGAAGATCTCCAG GAAGGTGATGTCGCATTTTCTGTACCTAATTCATTGGTAGTAACACTTGAGAGGGTTTTGGGGAATGAGACTATTG CCGAGCTTTTAACCACAAACAAGTTATCAGAACTAGCATGCTTGGCGCTTTATCTTATGTATGAGAAGAAGCAAGGAAAAAAGTCTTTCTGGTATCCATATATTAGAGAACTCGATCGTCAGAGAGGCAGGGGGCAGTTGTCAGTGGAATCCCCACTTTTATGGTCAGAGACTGAATTAGATTACTTAACAGGAAGCCCTACGAAG GCTGAAGTCCTGGAGAGGGCTAAAGGAATCAAGAGAGAATACAATGAGCTCGACACCGTCTGGTTCATGGCTGGATCATTATTTCAG CAATATCCTTATGATATTCCCACAGAGGCTTTCACTTTTGAGATATTCAAACAAGCCTTTGTTGCAGTTCAATCATGTGTAGTGCATTTGCAG AAAGTCAGTTTGGCCAGGAGATTTGCGTTGGTTCCCCTTGGACCACCATTATTATCATATAGAAGCAACTGCAAGGCAATGTTAACTGCTGTTGATGGGGCTGTGCAACTTGTAGTTGATCGTTCCTATAAATCCGGGGAACCTATTGTTGTCTG GTGTGGACCACAGCCTAATTCGAAATTACTCATAAACTATGGTTTTGTGGATGAAGATAATTCTTTTGACCGTATGGTGATTGAG GCGTCTTTAAATACTGAGGATCCTCAATATCAGGACAAAAGATTGGCTGCTCAAAGAAATGGAAAGCTATCAGTACAAAATTTTCAG GTATCCGTAGGAAAGGAAAGAGAGGCTGTCATGGACATGCTTCCTTATTTGCGACTGGGATATGTTTCTGATCCTTCGGATATGCAATCTGTTCTGTCTTCTCGAGGGCCAATATGTTCA GTGAGTCCCTGTATGGAATGTGCAGTTTTGGACCAACTAGCTGAGTATTTTATAAAAAGGCTTGCTGGTTATCCTACTACACTTGAGGAAGACGAGATAATG CTTACAGATAGCAATTTAAATTCAAAACGACGAGTAGCAACACAACTTGTCAGGTtggagaagaaaatattaaaggcATGCTTGCAGGCAACAGTAGACCTAATAAACCTGCTACCTAATCACTCTGTATCCCCATGCCCCGCTCCTTACGCCCCGAATCTGAAATG A
- the LOC140964557 gene encoding kelch repeat-containing protein At3g27220-like, protein MNDFRYAPATQIWRGRLHVIGGSKENHYTPGVDHWSLLVKNGKAVEKQWQKEYLDTLQWSIIGKLPYRIKTTLAGFWNGWLYFTSGQRDRGPDNPQPRKVGEQNCVVICSFLFPPQYSNISQAVGFYVGSVGRSDEICQTIVVLFTHYYYC, encoded by the exons ATGAACGATTTCAGGTATGCTCCGGCTACTCAAATTTGGAGGGGAAGGCTCCATGTGATCGGTGGAAGCAAAGAAAATCACTATACACCTGGAGTAGACCATTGGAGTCTTTTGGTTAAGAATGGTAAAGCTGTTGAGAAGCAATGGCAAAAGGAAT atttggaTACACTG CAATGGTCTATTATTGGAAAGCTTCCATATCGCATAAAAACTACACTGGCGGGCTTCTGGAATGGGTGGCTCTATTTTACATCTGGACAGAGAGACAGAGGACCCGATAACCCGCAACCAAGAAAAGTAGGAGAACAAAATTGCGTCGTCATATGCTCTTTCTTGTTCCCCCCTCAATATTCCAATATATCACAGGCAGTTGGATTTTATGTTGGGTCGGTCGGTCGGTCGGATGAAATATGCCAAACTATTGTTGTTTTATTCACTCATTACTATTATTGCTAG
- the LOC140964646 gene encoding TLC domain-containing protein At5g14285, which translates to MEDINNPLPLFLIMYLIVYLTAFFIFFRAWPPDLRPEASSCSISLAHGTPAVFLASYAILSDPTIHFHSPNTPLQNLVLEYSVAYFLMDLLHLFLFSPTDILYIGHHLCTLFVFLTCRYVAYHGAFSILVLLILAEVTSFCQNLWTLAGARRSDLKFAATLYDFLSLPFYALYTVVRGFLAPYFVNQMLVSGAGDGAIPQWVWISWIFVVIVAISVSILWISNLWVSLYRERRKESVKKVM; encoded by the coding sequence ATGGAGGATATAAATAATCCCCTTCCCTTGTTTCTGATCATGTATCTCATTGTATACCTCACTGCTTTCTTTATCTTTTTCCGGGCTTGGCCACCAGACCTGAGGCCCGAAGCTTCCAGCTGCTCCATATCCCTAGCTCACGGCACCCCGGCCGTGTTCTTAGCCTCTTACGCCATTCTCTCCGATCCCACCATCCACTTTCACTCCCCAAACACGCCGCTACAGAATCTGGTTCTGGAATACAGTGTTGCCTATTTCTTGATGGATCTCCTCCATCTGTTCCTCTTTTCCCCCACCGACATTCTCTACATCGGCCACCATTTGTGCACTCTCTTCGTCTTCTTGACATGTCGCTACGTTGCTTATCATGGGGCCTTTTCGATTCTCGTGCTTCTCATTCTGGCCGAGGTTACCAGCTTCTGCCAGAACCTCTGGACTTTAGCAGGTGCTCGACGGTCGGATCTCAAATTTGCTGCAACACTCTATGATTTCTTGTCCCTTCCCTTTTACGCTTTGTACACTGTCGTCCGGGGTTTTTTGGCGCCTTATTTTGTGAATCAAATGCTTGTTAGCGGGGCTGGTGACGGTGCCATACCCCAATGGGTGTGGATATCGTGGATTTTTGTTGTGATCGTGGCTATTTCAGTTAGTATACTGTGGATTTCGAATCTTTGGGTCAGTTTATATAGGGAAAGGAGGAAAGAATCGGTGAAGAAAGTGATGTAG
- the LOC140964647 gene encoding uncharacterized protein isoform X4, protein MVREHCLLAAKITCLAPKLLVLTLRFMSFLEWNMAMWLVFKLFNHIMDINFFGNHFFIQLLFKGPESRTTSGKGYEFSKDSSGLKQTQDDVAVTVESKKSLVLTGQLMNFHHLRDFGMIRLDICYFFRTELIHLSVS, encoded by the exons ATGGTTAGGGAGCATTGTCTCTTGGCAGCGAAGATCACCTGCCTTGCTCCCAAACTTTTGGTCTTGACCCTTAG GTTCATGAGCTTCCTTGAATGGAACATGGCCATGTGGTTAGTCTTTAAATTGTTCAATCATATCATGGACATAAACTTCTTTGGCAATCATTTCTTCATTCAACTCCTCTTCAAAG GACCTGAATCTAGGACAACATCTGGTAAGGGATATGAATTCTCCAAAGATTCTTCCGGTCTAAAACAAACACAGG ATGATGTCGCTGTGACAGTAGAGTCGAAAAAAAGTCTGGTGTTGACAGGCCAGTTGATGAACTTT CACCATCTTCGGGATTTTGGGATGATCCGTCTTGATATTTGCTATTTTTTTAGGACAGAGCTCATT CATCTGTCAGTGAGTTGA
- the LOC140964647 gene encoding uncharacterized protein isoform X2 codes for MVREHCLLAAKITCLAPKLLVLTLRFMSFLEWNMAMWLVFKLFNHIMDINFFGNHFFIQLLFKGPESRTTSGKGYEFSKDSSGLKQTQVFAGDILLFFLYVDSCFHLISKFYLYCKFALEFFYLYTFHDDVAVTVESKKSLVLTGQLMNFHHLRDFGMIRLDICYFFRTELIHLSVS; via the exons ATGGTTAGGGAGCATTGTCTCTTGGCAGCGAAGATCACCTGCCTTGCTCCCAAACTTTTGGTCTTGACCCTTAG GTTCATGAGCTTCCTTGAATGGAACATGGCCATGTGGTTAGTCTTTAAATTGTTCAATCATATCATGGACATAAACTTCTTTGGCAATCATTTCTTCATTCAACTCCTCTTCAAAG GACCTGAATCTAGGACAACATCTGGTAAGGGATATGAATTCTCCAAAGATTCTTCCGGTCTAAAACAAACACAGGTATTTGCTGGCGATATCCTATTGTTCTTTTTGTATGTCGATTCTTGTTTTCAtctaatatcaaaattttatctatATTGCAAATTTGCATTGGAATTTTTTTACCTTTATACGTTTCATGATGATGTCGCTGTGACAGTAGAGTCGAAAAAAAGTCTGGTGTTGACAGGCCAGTTGATGAACTTT CACCATCTTCGGGATTTTGGGATGATCCGTCTTGATATTTGCTATTTTTTTAGGACAGAGCTCATT CATCTGTCAGTGAGTTGA
- the LOC140964647 gene encoding uncharacterized protein isoform X1, with the protein MVREHCLLAAKITYLTPKPLVLTLRFVSFLDWNMAMWLVFKLFNHIMDINFFGNHFFIQLLFKGPESRTTSGKGYEFSKDSSGLKQTQVFAGDILLFFLYVDSCFHLISKFYLYCKFALEFFYLYTFHDDVAVTVESKKSLVLTGQLMNFHHLRDFGMIRLDICYFFRTELIHLSVS; encoded by the exons ATGGTTAGGGAACATTGTCTCTTGGCAGCAAAGATCACCTACCTTACTCCCAAACCCTTGGTCTTGACCCTTAG GTTCGTGAGCTTCCTCGATTGGAACATGGCCATGTGGTTGGTCTTTAAATTGTTCAATCATATCATGGACATAAACTTCTTCGGCAATCATTTCTTCATTCAACTCCTCTTCAAAG GACCTGAATCTAGGACAACATCTGGTAAGGGATATGAATTCTCCAAAGATTCTTCCGGTCTAAAACAAACACAGGTATTTGCTGGCGATATCCTATTGTTCTTTTTGTATGTCGATTCTTGTTTTCAtctaatatcaaaattttatctatATTGCAAATTTGCATTGGAATTTTTTTACCTTTATACGTTTCATGATGATGTCGCTGTGACAGTAGAGTCGAAAAAAAGTCTGGTGTTGACAGGCCAGTTGATGAACTTT CACCATCTTCGGGATTTTGGGATGATCCGTCTTGATATTTGCTATTTTTTTAGGACAGAGCTCATT CATCTGTCAGTGAGTTGA
- the LOC140964647 gene encoding uncharacterized protein isoform X3 produces MVREHCLLAAKITYLTPKPLVLTLRFVSFLDWNMAMWLVFKLFNHIMDINFFGNHFFIQLLFKGPESRTTSGKGYEFSKDSSGLKQTQDDVAVTVESKKSLVLTGQLMNFHHLRDFGMIRLDICYFFRTELIHLSVS; encoded by the exons ATGGTTAGGGAACATTGTCTCTTGGCAGCAAAGATCACCTACCTTACTCCCAAACCCTTGGTCTTGACCCTTAG GTTCGTGAGCTTCCTCGATTGGAACATGGCCATGTGGTTGGTCTTTAAATTGTTCAATCATATCATGGACATAAACTTCTTCGGCAATCATTTCTTCATTCAACTCCTCTTCAAAG GACCTGAATCTAGGACAACATCTGGTAAGGGATATGAATTCTCCAAAGATTCTTCCGGTCTAAAACAAACACAGG ATGATGTCGCTGTGACAGTAGAGTCGAAAAAAAGTCTGGTGTTGACAGGCCAGTTGATGAACTTT CACCATCTTCGGGATTTTGGGATGATCCGTCTTGATATTTGCTATTTTTTTAGGACAGAGCTCATT CATCTGTCAGTGAGTTGA
- the LOC140964647 gene encoding uncharacterized protein isoform X5: protein MVREHCLLAAKITYLTPKPLVLTLRFVSFLDWNMAMWLVFKLFNHIMDINFFGNHFFIQLLFKGPESRTTSGKGYEFSKDSSGLKQTQDDVAVTVESKKSLVLTGQLMNFHLSVS, encoded by the exons ATGGTTAGGGAACATTGTCTCTTGGCAGCAAAGATCACCTACCTTACTCCCAAACCCTTGGTCTTGACCCTTAG GTTCGTGAGCTTCCTCGATTGGAACATGGCCATGTGGTTGGTCTTTAAATTGTTCAATCATATCATGGACATAAACTTCTTCGGCAATCATTTCTTCATTCAACTCCTCTTCAAAG GACCTGAATCTAGGACAACATCTGGTAAGGGATATGAATTCTCCAAAGATTCTTCCGGTCTAAAACAAACACAGG ATGATGTCGCTGTGACAGTAGAGTCGAAAAAAAGTCTGGTGTTGACAGGCCAGTTGATGAACTTT CATCTGTCAGTGAGTTGA